A single genomic interval of Osmia lignaria lignaria isolate PbOS001 chromosome 9, iyOsmLign1, whole genome shotgun sequence harbors:
- the LOC117604682 gene encoding LOW QUALITY PROTEIN: uncharacterized protein LOC117604682 (The sequence of the model RefSeq protein was modified relative to this genomic sequence to represent the inferred CDS: deleted 1 base in 1 codon), protein MILLTHVTEDDERRWPMQMARTRDSFVHGRRNMVVEERGTVEHTSTGTLCKFAHEVRVVPRGPPHRPRRRRLSGGIRERIRRQMNKPPDDFMDASPARSQQSFAFPKACNESRGANERRKNSRSCNTVVGRRYGLPTGAYRYTQALCRTEVEYGLYWRHLLHG, encoded by the exons ATGATCCTGTTGACACACGTGACCGAGGATGATGAAAGAAGGTGGCCGATGCAAATGGCACGTACTCGTGACAGTTTCGTGCATGGAAGAAGGAACATGGTCGTCGAAGAAAGAGGAACAGTCGAGCACACGAGCACGGGTACCCTTTGTAAGTTCGCGCACGAGGTTCGCGTCGTTCCA AGAGGACCACCACACCGCCCACGTCGTCGTCGATTATCGGGAGGTATACGTGAAAG AATTAGGCGCCAAATGAACAAACCTCCTGACGACTTTATGGACGCGAGTCCAGCTCGTTCGCAACAAAGCTTCGCCTTTCCAAAAGCATGCAACGAGAGCCGAGGCGCAAACGAGCGACGGAAAAACAGCAG ATCCTGCAATACGGTAGTCGGTAGGCGGTATGGCCTACCAACAGGCGCATACAGGTATACGCAAGCTCTTTGTCGGACGGAGGTGGAGTACGGGTTATATTGGCGCCACCTCCTGCACGGTTAA